Proteins encoded within one genomic window of Sphingomonas sp. NBWT7:
- a CDS encoding alpha/beta fold hydrolase — MTQHARLDASNSSLTAPTRYVEAANGVRYAYRRFGNPTGVPLVLLPRFRGDLDTWDPELLDALAAERELVLVNNRGVSSTAGTTPSTIAEMARDIISFFEALDLRSIDLLGFSLGGFVAQDVALIRPDLVHRLVLAATAPRGGPGMHGWRKDIADAVRQDEPGAAELLYSFFKATETSQAAGQAYLGRFLARADDRDVVSTLQTRDAHYDAVCEWGIPDHGALQRLRGIVQPTFVANGDADAMIPPSLSHLLGGLIPNALVKIYPDAGHGFLFQHNLEFGRDVNAFLSV, encoded by the coding sequence ATGACCCAGCATGCGAGACTCGATGCCTCGAACTCGAGCCTGACTGCTCCGACGAGATACGTCGAAGCGGCGAACGGCGTCCGCTACGCATATCGCCGGTTCGGAAACCCGACGGGCGTGCCACTTGTGCTTCTTCCCCGCTTCCGCGGCGACCTCGATACCTGGGATCCCGAACTTCTGGATGCTCTGGCCGCGGAACGCGAACTGGTGCTTGTCAATAACCGTGGCGTAAGTTCGACGGCCGGAACCACGCCTAGCACCATCGCGGAAATGGCTCGCGACATCATCTCGTTCTTCGAGGCGCTGGACCTGCGCTCGATCGACCTCCTCGGCTTTTCCCTTGGCGGCTTCGTCGCTCAGGATGTGGCGCTGATTAGGCCGGATCTGGTCCACCGCCTAGTGCTGGCCGCGACCGCACCACGCGGCGGTCCCGGCATGCACGGCTGGCGCAAAGACATTGCCGATGCGGTGCGCCAGGACGAACCGGGAGCGGCGGAGCTGCTCTACAGCTTCTTCAAGGCGACCGAGACCAGCCAGGCCGCGGGTCAGGCGTATCTCGGGCGCTTCCTCGCCAGGGCCGATGATCGGGACGTGGTGAGCACGCTCCAGACGCGCGACGCTCACTACGACGCAGTATGTGAGTGGGGCATCCCTGATCACGGTGCGCTTCAGCGACTGCGCGGCATCGTCCAGCCCACCTTCGTCGCGAACGGTGACGCCGACGCCATGATCCCGCCGAGCCTGTCGCATTTGCTAGGCGGTCTGATCCCGAACGCACTCGTCAAGATCTACCCCGACGCCGGCCACGGATTCCTCTTCCAGCACAATCTTGAGTTCGGCCGGGACGTGAACGCATTTCTGAGCGTGTGA
- a CDS encoding cyclic nucleotide-binding domain-containing thioredoxin-disulfide reductase, with amino-acid sequence MAASSRTPAPHAREAQIFPRLDWETIGRLLPYGDVETPAAGTILFRRGEREVDFFVVMEGAVELLEQEETDRTTVFRAYDAGQFTGELHLFNDRNLLVTGRTAAGTRVLRIRRPEFRRMISTEADIGEMVMRAFILRRVELIAQGQGGVTLVGSARSADVHRFRAFLTRNAHPHRMLDLDTDATALEALAGFSLADTELPVVLLPGGATLRNPSTQSLAAALGVDGTGGPDRLHDVAVVGAGPAGLAAAVYAASEGLDTIVIESEAPGGQAGTSSRIENYLGFPTGISGQALAGRAQVQAQKFGAQLAVSRGVAKLDCSERPFVLTLDGGETVRARSVVIATGARYRRLSLPDYERLEGRGVYYAATPMEAQLCRDQEVVVVGGGNSAGQAAVFLSRTCSHVHVLVRSEGLASTMSDYLVQRIDDSRNISLHPFTEVTAVKGEPFLKEVTWTNRLTAVSELCPAAGLFVMIGADPNTAWLDGCVPLDVKGFVRTGHAADGSPLTSPFSTMLPGVFAVGDVRSESVKRVASGVGEGSVVISAVHQHLADLEPV; translated from the coding sequence GTGGCAGCATCTTCCCGTACGCCCGCCCCGCATGCCCGAGAGGCGCAGATTTTTCCGCGTCTGGACTGGGAGACGATCGGCAGACTGCTGCCCTATGGCGATGTCGAGACCCCAGCCGCCGGAACGATCCTGTTCCGGCGGGGGGAGCGCGAAGTCGACTTCTTCGTCGTCATGGAGGGTGCCGTCGAGCTCCTTGAGCAGGAGGAGACCGATCGGACGACCGTGTTCCGCGCCTATGACGCCGGACAGTTCACCGGCGAACTCCACCTCTTCAATGACCGCAACCTCCTGGTTACCGGACGTACAGCAGCAGGAACGCGAGTGCTCCGCATTCGGAGACCGGAATTTCGCCGCATGATCTCGACCGAGGCCGACATTGGCGAGATGGTGATGCGAGCCTTCATCCTGCGCCGCGTGGAACTGATCGCGCAGGGTCAGGGCGGTGTGACGCTCGTCGGCTCCGCCCGGTCGGCCGATGTCCACCGCTTCCGGGCCTTCCTCACCCGCAACGCGCACCCGCATCGCATGCTCGATCTCGACACGGATGCGACCGCGCTGGAAGCGCTCGCGGGCTTCTCCCTGGCGGATACCGAGCTTCCCGTGGTCCTGCTGCCTGGAGGCGCCACGCTCAGGAACCCTAGCACGCAGTCGCTCGCCGCTGCGTTGGGCGTGGATGGGACTGGAGGTCCTGACCGCCTCCATGACGTCGCCGTGGTGGGCGCCGGGCCGGCCGGGCTGGCCGCTGCCGTCTATGCGGCGTCCGAGGGGTTAGATACGATCGTGATCGAGAGCGAGGCGCCTGGTGGGCAGGCCGGGACGAGCAGCCGCATCGAAAACTACCTTGGCTTTCCAACCGGCATATCCGGTCAGGCGCTGGCTGGCCGCGCTCAGGTGCAGGCTCAGAAGTTCGGCGCACAGCTGGCGGTCTCGCGCGGGGTCGCAAAACTTGACTGCTCCGAACGGCCGTTCGTCCTGACGCTCGACGGTGGTGAGACGGTCAGAGCAAGATCGGTCGTGATCGCCACCGGCGCGCGCTATCGGCGGCTGTCGCTGCCCGACTACGAACGGCTCGAGGGGCGAGGCGTCTACTATGCGGCCACGCCGATGGAGGCCCAGCTCTGCCGCGACCAGGAGGTCGTCGTCGTCGGCGGCGGCAACTCGGCGGGTCAGGCCGCCGTGTTCCTCTCGCGGACCTGCAGTCACGTCCACGTTCTGGTCCGCTCCGAGGGACTCGCCTCCACGATGTCCGACTACCTCGTGCAGCGCATCGACGACTCCCGTAACATTTCGCTGCATCCCTTTACCGAGGTGACAGCGGTCAAGGGAGAACCCTTTCTCAAGGAGGTAACCTGGACCAATCGGCTGACAGCAGTCAGCGAACTCTGTCCGGCGGCCGGTCTCTTCGTGATGATTGGCGCCGATCCGAATACGGCCTGGCTCGACGGCTGTGTGCCGCTCGACGTCAAAGGCTTCGTGAGGACGGGTCACGCGGCGGACGGGTCTCCGCTCACGTCTCCTTTCTCCACGATGCTACCCGGCGTCTTTGCCGTTGGCGACGTGCGTTCCGAGTCCGTGAAGCGCGTCGCCTCCGGTGTAGGCGAGGGATCGGTCGTGATCTCGGCAGTTCACCAGCATCTCGCGGACCTCGAACCGGTCTGA
- a CDS encoding SDR family oxidoreductase: MTVKEVALVTGASSGIGAIYADRLARRGHDLILVARNTEKLNEVALRVSEETGRSVEVLTADLSDHDDLFTVERVLRENAAITMLVNNAGFGGVTPLLGSDVDRMELMIDLNVTALMRLSYAVAPGFVARGEGTIINISSIAAIGPEILNGVYGGTKAFVLAFTQSLHHELAPKGLRVQAVLPGGTATDFWEIAGFGAYADSPKVMRGGAMVDAALTGLDQGEIVTIPPLQNGDLWTAFEDMRLRISGELAHAEPAPRYLAVAN; encoded by the coding sequence ATGACAGTTAAGGAAGTGGCGCTGGTCACAGGTGCATCGAGCGGTATCGGGGCGATCTACGCCGATAGGCTCGCCCGCCGCGGGCACGATCTGATACTGGTGGCGCGTAATACTGAGAAGCTGAACGAGGTTGCCTTGAGGGTCTCGGAAGAGACCGGCCGCTCGGTCGAGGTCCTCACTGCCGACCTTTCCGATCACGACGACCTGTTCACCGTCGAGCGGGTGCTGCGGGAAAACGCGGCGATCACGATGCTTGTTAACAATGCGGGATTTGGAGGAGTCACCCCGCTGCTCGGCAGCGATGTCGATCGAATGGAGCTCATGATCGACCTAAACGTAACGGCGCTCATGCGCCTGTCCTACGCCGTCGCGCCTGGCTTCGTTGCACGCGGCGAAGGAACGATCATCAACATCTCCTCCATCGCGGCGATCGGGCCCGAGATCCTCAACGGCGTCTACGGAGGCACGAAGGCATTCGTGCTCGCGTTCACCCAGTCGCTCCATCATGAGCTCGCTCCCAAGGGTCTGCGGGTCCAGGCAGTTCTTCCTGGCGGGACTGCGACCGACTTCTGGGAGATCGCGGGCTTCGGCGCCTATGCCGACAGCCCGAAAGTCATGCGGGGCGGGGCGATGGTAGACGCCGCCCTCACCGGTCTCGACCAAGGTGAGATCGTCACTATCCCACCGCTTCAGAACGGTGACCTCTGGACCGCGTTCGAGGACATGCGGCTGCGTATCTCCGGCGAGCTCGCTCATGCCGAGCCTGCACCCCGCTACCTCGCAGTGGCGAACTGA
- a CDS encoding NAD-dependent succinate-semialdehyde dehydrogenase, which translates to MKLILCTTDAPSGDQTGHQMAYATTNPATGKVEKTFETLSDAALGAILDETVCCFREDWPHRPIAERAAILKRAAKIIRDEQQSIAEIMTRDMGKLIAQAIGELQLSAAILDYYADTAANFLAPKAPPGALAATLHAQPLGALLAVEPWNFPFFQLARVAGPQLMVGNVIVAKHASNVPQSALAFEDVLRRAGVPAGAYADIFATTDQVGTIIDDPRIRGVTLTGSEKAGATVAERAARSLKKSVLELGGSDPMIVLEDAPFDTTVLNAMVGRMNNTGQSCVATKRMIVVGEERGRQFLEAMTAAMASLTPGDPLDASTTLGPVSSEGALQGLLKQVEAAHTGGATVALGGERIDRPGSYLQATILTDITPDNPVYRQELFGPVLSFYVVPDEAAAIALANDVPFGLGGSVFTADLERGKRVALAIESGMAFVNSPTWSTPQMPFGGVKNSGYGRELSQLGFGEFVNWKLLAVSPAGSPPPGAETAG; encoded by the coding sequence ATGAAGCTCATCCTTTGCACGACCGACGCGCCAAGCGGCGACCAGACGGGGCATCAGATGGCCTACGCGACGACCAACCCGGCTACCGGCAAGGTGGAGAAGACGTTCGAAACGCTTTCGGACGCGGCGCTCGGTGCCATCCTGGACGAAACCGTCTGCTGCTTTCGCGAAGACTGGCCGCACCGCCCGATCGCGGAGCGCGCGGCGATCCTGAAGCGGGCGGCGAAGATCATCCGCGACGAACAGCAGTCGATCGCGGAAATCATGACCCGTGATATGGGCAAGCTGATCGCGCAGGCGATCGGCGAGCTGCAGCTATCGGCCGCCATCCTCGACTACTATGCCGACACAGCCGCCAACTTCCTGGCGCCGAAGGCCCCGCCGGGCGCGCTGGCCGCGACCCTACATGCGCAGCCGCTAGGCGCGTTGCTCGCGGTGGAACCGTGGAACTTCCCATTCTTCCAGCTCGCCCGCGTGGCCGGGCCGCAGCTTATGGTCGGCAACGTCATCGTCGCCAAGCACGCCAGCAACGTGCCTCAGAGCGCGCTGGCATTCGAGGACGTGTTGCGCCGGGCCGGCGTTCCTGCCGGTGCCTACGCCGACATCTTCGCGACCACCGATCAGGTGGGCACCATCATCGACGACCCGCGCATCCGCGGCGTCACTCTGACGGGCAGCGAGAAGGCCGGTGCCACCGTCGCCGAACGCGCTGCGCGCAGTCTCAAGAAGTCCGTGCTGGAGCTCGGTGGCTCAGATCCGATGATCGTGCTGGAGGACGCGCCCTTCGATACCACCGTGCTGAACGCGATGGTCGGCCGCATGAACAACACAGGCCAGAGCTGCGTCGCCACCAAGAGGATGATCGTCGTGGGCGAGGAGCGCGGCCGCCAGTTCCTGGAGGCGATGACCGCGGCCATGGCCTCACTGACTCCGGGCGATCCGTTGGACGCATCCACCACGCTCGGCCCGGTCTCGTCGGAAGGAGCGTTGCAAGGGCTCCTGAAGCAGGTCGAGGCGGCGCACACAGGCGGCGCGACGGTGGCGCTGGGCGGCGAGCGGATCGATCGGCCGGGCAGCTACCTTCAAGCGACCATCCTCACGGACATCACGCCGGACAATCCCGTCTACCGCCAAGAACTGTTCGGCCCGGTCCTGTCCTTTTACGTGGTTCCCGACGAAGCCGCGGCGATCGCGCTGGCCAACGACGTGCCCTTCGGCCTGGGCGGGTCGGTGTTCACCGCCGATCTGGAGCGCGGCAAGCGCGTCGCGCTCGCCATCGAAAGCGGCATGGCGTTCGTCAACAGCCCGACCTGGTCGACGCCGCAGATGCCGTTCGGTGGCGTGAAGAACTCCGGCTACGGGCGCGAGCTGAGTCAGCTCGGCTTTGGCGAGTTCGTTAACTGGAAGCTGCTGGCCGTCTCGCCGGCCGGCTCGCCTCCGCCGGGCGCAGAAACCGCAGGCTGA
- a CDS encoding (2Fe-2S)-binding protein, which yields MTTIEVNGQAREVTVDLDTPLLWVLRDELGMTGTKFGCGIAQCGACTVHVEGVPTRSCRLPVGQVGARAVTTIEGIGATSLGARVQKAWLDLEVIQCGYCQSGQIMTAAALLASNPSPDDEAIDAAMAGNICRCGTYVRIREGIKQAARHG from the coding sequence ATGACGACGATTGAGGTGAACGGCCAGGCGCGCGAGGTGACGGTCGACCTGGACACGCCGCTGCTGTGGGTCCTGCGGGACGAGCTCGGCATGACGGGCACCAAGTTCGGCTGCGGCATCGCCCAGTGCGGTGCATGCACCGTCCATGTCGAGGGTGTTCCGACGCGGTCCTGCCGATTGCCGGTGGGGCAGGTCGGCGCACGGGCAGTCACGACCATCGAGGGGATCGGCGCCACGTCGTTGGGGGCTCGGGTGCAGAAGGCTTGGCTAGACCTGGAGGTGATCCAATGTGGCTACTGCCAGTCTGGACAGATCATGACGGCCGCTGCCCTTCTGGCCTCCAATCCCTCACCTGACGACGAGGCGATAGACGCGGCGATGGCGGGCAACATCTGCCGATGCGGCACCTACGTTCGCATTCGCGAGGGCATCAAGCAGGCGGCCCGTCATGGCTGA
- a CDS encoding molybdopterin cofactor-binding domain-containing protein, which translates to MAEAALTRRQLLGTGALGIGGLLLGVNLRSAEVQAAPLAGGLFAPDAFIRIASDSRATIIIPQTEMGQGIYTSLTMLIAEELDLPLAGVTIEAAPANDALYGNPILKVQSTGGSTSMRAYWPLMRKAGSSARSMLRSAAARRWKVDPESCRTEAGEVIHDASGKRVAYGAIAVAAMRERPPIDPPLKKPSEFRLIGRSQHRLDTPGKTDGSVQYGIDAMPDGVRFATLACSPVLGGKVAHVDDSQAKGLAGVRQIIVMDDMVAVVGETSWAAMRGLAALDVTWDDGPNASLSTEDLREDLVRAGRQDGHVAHDTGARAKLPGDGLIEAHYELPLLAHAPMEPMNCTVHLTPGRCEVWVGTQVMTMAQRAAAEEAGLTPEQVVVHNYLIGGGFGRRLEVDGVRKAVRIARHVDGPVKVTWSREEDIGKAPYRSLYGGWLKARLQNGMPVAWSHRVAGPAVIGRWLPPAFDGKVDIDAVDAASETPYDLPAMFVDWVRHEPRGIYTGFWRGVGPNMNVFAVESFVDRLAHEAGQDPLQFRRALIGKHARARTVLDLAATKAGWGTPLPAESGRGISLQWAFGTYLCTIAEVSVADDGAVTVRRLTSAVDCGTPVNPDGIISQIQGGHVFGLSAALHGQITLVNGRTQQSNFHDYRVLRIDEVPLIDVHLVRSSEEPGGIGEPGTVSVQGAVNNAIYAATGVQLSRMPVDRSLLRKEVRA; encoded by the coding sequence ATGGCTGAAGCTGCGCTCACTCGTCGCCAGCTGCTGGGCACGGGCGCGCTTGGGATCGGCGGACTTCTGCTAGGCGTGAATCTCAGATCTGCAGAGGTGCAGGCTGCGCCTCTGGCAGGCGGTTTGTTCGCGCCTGACGCCTTCATACGCATCGCCTCTGACAGTCGTGCTACGATCATCATCCCGCAGACCGAGATGGGGCAGGGTATCTACACCTCGCTCACCATGCTGATCGCGGAGGAGCTCGACCTGCCGCTGGCCGGCGTAACCATCGAAGCTGCTCCGGCCAACGACGCGCTCTATGGCAACCCCATACTGAAGGTGCAGTCGACCGGCGGTTCTACGTCGATGCGGGCCTACTGGCCATTGATGCGCAAGGCCGGGTCCAGCGCGCGGTCGATGCTCCGCTCAGCAGCCGCCCGACGCTGGAAGGTTGATCCGGAAAGCTGCCGCACTGAGGCGGGAGAGGTCATTCACGACGCAAGTGGTAAGCGGGTGGCCTATGGCGCCATTGCGGTCGCAGCCATGCGGGAGCGCCCTCCGATCGATCCGCCGTTGAAGAAGCCATCGGAGTTTCGCCTGATCGGGCGATCGCAGCACCGCCTCGACACTCCCGGCAAGACGGACGGCTCGGTGCAGTATGGGATAGATGCGATGCCGGACGGCGTTCGCTTCGCGACTCTGGCCTGCTCCCCGGTGCTCGGTGGCAAGGTCGCGCATGTCGACGACAGTCAGGCGAAGGGTCTTGCAGGCGTGCGCCAGATTATCGTCATGGACGATATGGTCGCCGTGGTCGGCGAGACCAGCTGGGCCGCGATGCGGGGTCTGGCCGCGTTGGACGTCACGTGGGACGACGGGCCCAACGCATCGCTTTCCACGGAGGATCTGCGCGAGGATCTCGTCAGAGCGGGTCGGCAGGACGGGCATGTGGCTCATGACACCGGCGCGCGTGCGAAGCTGCCTGGCGATGGCCTGATCGAGGCGCACTACGAGCTTCCGCTGCTTGCGCATGCTCCGATGGAGCCGATGAACTGCACGGTGCATCTGACGCCGGGCAGATGCGAGGTTTGGGTCGGAACGCAGGTAATGACCATGGCCCAGCGTGCCGCCGCTGAAGAGGCGGGGCTGACTCCAGAGCAGGTGGTCGTCCACAATTACCTGATCGGAGGCGGCTTCGGGCGTCGGCTGGAGGTGGACGGCGTACGCAAGGCCGTCCGGATCGCCCGGCACGTCGACGGCCCCGTAAAGGTGACCTGGTCGCGTGAGGAGGACATTGGGAAGGCACCTTATCGCTCGCTTTATGGCGGCTGGCTGAAGGCGCGTCTTCAGAACGGCATGCCCGTCGCCTGGTCTCACCGCGTTGCGGGCCCGGCGGTGATCGGTCGCTGGCTGCCGCCTGCTTTTGACGGGAAGGTGGACATCGACGCGGTCGATGCGGCATCGGAAACGCCGTACGACCTGCCTGCAATGTTCGTTGATTGGGTTCGTCACGAGCCCCGCGGCATCTACACCGGCTTCTGGCGTGGGGTCGGTCCTAACATGAACGTGTTCGCCGTAGAGAGCTTTGTGGACCGGCTGGCGCACGAAGCGGGACAGGATCCGCTGCAGTTCCGTCGCGCGCTGATCGGCAAGCACGCACGTGCCCGCACAGTGCTCGACTTAGCGGCGACCAAGGCCGGCTGGGGAACGCCGCTGCCAGCTGAGAGCGGACGGGGCATCAGCCTGCAGTGGGCGTTCGGAACATATCTTTGCACGATCGCAGAGGTGTCGGTGGCGGACGACGGGGCGGTGACGGTCAGACGTCTGACGAGCGCGGTCGATTGCGGCACGCCTGTCAATCCTGACGGCATCATCTCGCAAATTCAGGGTGGTCACGTGTTCGGGCTGTCCGCCGCTCTGCATGGCCAGATCACCTTGGTGAACGGACGCACCCAGCAGAGCAACTTCCACGACTATAGGGTGCTCCGCATCGACGAGGTGCCGCTCATCGACGTCCACTTGGTGCGCAGCTCCGAGGAACCAGGGGGCATTGGCGAACCGGGCACCGTGTCCGTTCAAGGCGCGGTGAACAATGCCATCTACGCGGCAACTGGTGTCCAGCTGAGCCGGATGCCGGTCGATCGAAGCCTGCTACGCAAGGAGGTGCGCGCATGA
- a CDS encoding cytochrome c, protein MIARRPALLLLAAAVLIFLAVVAWRLLVLPSALSFAGGTEVDLSAYVGASPTGVPAELAGADELTKGKYLTEASDCAACHTAKEGKPYAGGRPFKLPFGTIYTPNITPDRETGIGAWTNAEFLRAVHKGIGRRGERLYPALPYASYTLLTDADVLAIRRYLASLPAVRQANLPNTFSFPFSQRWLMGLWSAFFSPNKRFRPVAERDAQWNRGAYLVEAAGHCGECHTPRTVAQAMDTRRKFAGGQAEGWNAYNITADRLSGIGAWAAQDLSTYLTTGYAPGHGVASGPMAEVVELSTSRMTPSDIAAMVAYLKTVPPVSTKEAPAMAGPAPTIASAGSAGGDPAGRRLFEGACASCHAWTGRGAITPDQQLTGNRAVNDRTAANVAMIILDGSGSPQHARAYMPSFRSSYSDAEIAAVSNFVTARFGSRPSRIGAADVKKMRDQ, encoded by the coding sequence ATGATCGCCCGTCGTCCCGCCCTGCTGCTGCTGGCAGCAGCCGTCCTGATCTTCCTGGCAGTGGTCGCGTGGCGGCTGCTGGTCTTGCCATCCGCGCTGTCTTTCGCGGGGGGCACTGAGGTCGATCTGTCAGCCTATGTCGGCGCTTCCCCGACCGGCGTGCCGGCCGAGCTGGCGGGCGCCGACGAGCTGACCAAGGGCAAGTATTTGACGGAGGCGTCGGACTGCGCAGCCTGTCACACCGCGAAGGAAGGCAAGCCATATGCGGGCGGTCGACCCTTCAAGCTCCCGTTTGGCACCATCTACACGCCCAACATTACGCCCGACCGTGAGACCGGCATCGGCGCCTGGACCAATGCGGAATTCCTGCGTGCCGTCCACAAGGGCATTGGCCGACGAGGAGAGCGGCTCTATCCGGCTCTCCCTTACGCATCCTACACGTTGCTCACCGACGCGGACGTGCTGGCCATCCGGCGCTATCTGGCGAGTCTTCCGGCGGTGCGGCAGGCCAACTTGCCGAACACCTTTTCCTTTCCATTCAGTCAGCGCTGGCTGATGGGTCTCTGGAGCGCCTTCTTCAGCCCGAACAAGCGTTTCCGACCAGTGGCCGAACGGGACGCGCAGTGGAACCGCGGCGCCTACCTGGTGGAAGCAGCCGGCCACTGTGGTGAATGCCACACGCCGAGGACGGTCGCGCAGGCAATGGACACGCGACGCAAGTTCGCCGGTGGACAGGCAGAGGGCTGGAACGCCTACAATATAACGGCCGATCGCCTCAGTGGCATTGGAGCCTGGGCGGCGCAGGATCTGTCCACCTATCTTACGACGGGATACGCTCCGGGCCACGGTGTCGCATCGGGGCCGATGGCAGAGGTGGTGGAGTTGAGCACCAGCCGAATGACCCCGTCCGACATCGCAGCGATGGTGGCCTATCTCAAAACCGTGCCGCCGGTCAGCACGAAGGAGGCACCGGCAATGGCTGGTCCCGCGCCGACAATCGCCAGCGCCGGATCGGCAGGTGGCGATCCGGCGGGCAGGCGCCTGTTCGAAGGCGCCTGTGCCAGCTGCCATGCCTGGACGGGGCGCGGCGCGATAACGCCAGACCAGCAGCTTACCGGCAACCGCGCGGTGAACGACCGAACGGCGGCTAACGTGGCGATGATCATCCTGGACGGGAGCGGCTCTCCGCAGCACGCGCGCGCTTACATGCCGAGCTTCCGCTCCTCGTACAGCGATGCCGAAATCGCTGCGGTGTCGAATTTCGTGACCGCCAGATTTGGAAGCCGGCCGTCGAGAATCGGTGCGGCAGACGTGAAGAAGATGAGGGATCAATGA
- a CDS encoding SDR family NAD(P)-dependent oxidoreductase yields MSDAHTGEMRKLGRKLSWLITGCSRGLGMAMAERVLAEGDLLLATARDTSTLEPLARRFPQTLKRYTLDVTDAQAADDAVSLAVEAFGGLDVLVNNAGYGHIAPFEQVEADDFRAQIEANLFGVVNLTRAVLPIMRSRRAGHIINISSIGGRIGAPGLTAYQSAKWAVSGFTESLSQETGAFGVKVISIEPGGMRTDWGATARGKTFDILADYESTVGAFLARMDDFVGQEVGDPAKIAGVIFDLSRRQDLPQHLILGSDALAVFERGDAARRKAAEEWLPVSRSVDVDNAAIS; encoded by the coding sequence ATGAGCGATGCGCATACGGGCGAGATGCGGAAACTTGGTCGGAAGCTCTCGTGGCTGATTACCGGCTGTTCTCGTGGACTGGGCATGGCCATGGCGGAGCGGGTGCTCGCTGAAGGCGATCTGCTGCTGGCCACGGCTCGTGATACCTCAACGCTCGAGCCACTCGCCCGACGTTTTCCGCAAACGCTGAAGAGATACACGCTTGACGTGACCGACGCCCAAGCAGCTGACGATGCGGTCTCGTTGGCTGTTGAAGCGTTCGGCGGCTTGGACGTCCTCGTCAACAATGCCGGCTACGGGCACATCGCACCGTTCGAGCAGGTTGAGGCGGATGACTTCAGAGCGCAGATCGAAGCGAACCTGTTCGGCGTCGTGAATCTTACGCGTGCCGTTTTGCCGATCATGCGGTCCCGACGCGCCGGACACATAATCAACATCTCGTCGATCGGCGGGCGGATCGGTGCTCCCGGTCTGACCGCCTATCAGTCGGCGAAGTGGGCGGTGAGCGGTTTCACCGAGTCCCTGTCGCAAGAAACTGGCGCGTTCGGTGTAAAGGTGATCTCCATCGAGCCTGGCGGGATGCGGACGGATTGGGGAGCCACCGCCCGGGGCAAAACCTTCGATATCCTTGCGGATTATGAGTCGACGGTCGGTGCGTTCCTAGCGAGAATGGACGATTTCGTCGGACAGGAGGTGGGCGATCCCGCCAAGATCGCTGGCGTCATATTCGACCTGTCCAGGCGTCAGGACCTCCCGCAGCACCTGATCCTCGGCAGCGACGCCTTGGCGGTCTTCGAGCGTGGCGACGCGGCGCGCAGAAAGGCCGCGGAGGAATGGTTGCCGGTAAGCCGATCCGTGGACGTGGACAACGCTGCCATCTCCTGA
- a CDS encoding aldo/keto reductase has protein sequence MTVDATSSGQFAIGGDLTVTRLGFGAMRIVGAGVWGPPDDRDEVLRVLRRLPEIGIDLVDTADAYGPFVSEDLIAEALAPYDRVTVATKGGLVRYPNNPSPWPQIGDPHYLRQCVHMSLRRLRVERLDLWQLHRVDPKVPQKEQFDVIRSFLDEGLIRHAGLSQVTVAQIEEARTFFPVATVQNRYNIADRSSEDVLDYCTAHGIGFIPWRPLAPGDLGTPNGAVSRIAAAKGATAGQIALAWLLRRSPVMLPIPGTSSVSHLEENAAAASIELNDAEFGELTAGI, from the coding sequence ATGACTGTCGACGCAACTTCCTCCGGCCAGTTTGCCATCGGCGGTGACCTGACCGTCACCCGCCTAGGCTTCGGCGCGATGCGGATCGTTGGCGCCGGCGTATGGGGCCCGCCCGACGATCGCGATGAAGTGTTGCGCGTACTGCGGCGGCTGCCGGAGATCGGGATCGACCTCGTCGACACGGCAGACGCTTATGGGCCCTTCGTCAGCGAGGACCTGATCGCCGAAGCGCTGGCGCCCTATGATCGCGTTACCGTCGCCACCAAAGGCGGCTTGGTCCGCTATCCAAATAATCCATCGCCCTGGCCCCAGATCGGTGATCCGCATTACCTTCGTCAATGCGTTCACATGAGCCTGCGTCGCCTCCGGGTCGAGCGACTCGATCTCTGGCAGCTGCACCGCGTAGATCCGAAGGTGCCGCAGAAGGAACAGTTCGACGTCATTCGCTCGTTTCTTGACGAAGGATTGATCCGTCACGCTGGGCTCAGCCAGGTCACCGTCGCGCAGATAGAGGAAGCGCGCACCTTCTTCCCGGTGGCCACAGTGCAGAACCGCTACAACATCGCCGACCGCTCCAGCGAAGACGTACTAGACTACTGTACCGCGCACGGCATCGGCTTCATTCCCTGGCGTCCACTCGCCCCGGGCGACCTGGGCACGCCGAATGGCGCCGTGAGCCGGATCGCGGCAGCGAAAGGGGCAACCGCCGGGCAGATCGCGCTGGCTTGGCTTCTACGGCGCAGTCCGGTCATGCTGCCGATCCCCGGCACTAGCAGCGTCTCTCATCTCGAGGAGAACGCCGCTGCCGCGTCGATCGAACTCAACGATGCGGAATTTGGGGAACTTACCGCAGGAATCTGA